DNA from Pseudomonadota bacterium:
ATCTGCTGCGCATTCGCGTTGAGCAGCCGGCTCACGTCTCCCATGAGCCAGTTGGCCGCTTCCTTCGGGGGGCTGCCGACCGCCAGCATCTGCTCGAAGAAATCGCCCAGGGCGCGGCTTCGTGTGAGCCCCGCCGCGTCGTAGGCCGACAGGCCGTGCTGCTCGGCGTAGCGCTCCCGCCGCGCCTGCGGCAGCTCGGGGAGCCCCTCGCGGAGGGCGTCCAGCCAGGCCGAATCGACCTGCATCGGCGGGATGTCCGGCTCCGGGAAGTAGCGGTAGTCGTGCGCCTCCTCCTTGCTGCGAAGCGGGTGGGTGAGGCCGTTCTCCTCATCCCAGGCGCGGGTCTCCTGCGTGATGCGCTCTCCACGCTCGAGCGCCGCCACCTGGCGGGCCGACTCGTACTCGATGGCGCGCAGAACCGAGCGGAACGAGTTCATGTTCTTGATCTCGGTCTTGGTGCCCAGGGTCTGGCTGCCCCGCGGACGCACCGACACGTTGGCGTCGCACCGGAGGCTGCCCTCTTCCATCTTGCAGTCGCTGACCCCAACCCAGCGCAGAATCTCGCGCAGGCGCTCGAGGTAGGCCACCGCTTCCTGCGCGGAGCGCATGTCGGGCTCGCTCACAATCTCGGCCAGGGGAACGCCGGCGCGGTTGTAGTCTTCGAGGGTGTACTCAGACGACTCGATGCGACCGCTGCCGCCTCCGTGGGTTGACTTCCCCGTATCCTCCTCGAGGTGGATTCGCGTGATGCCGACCGTCGTTGGCGCCGAAGCGCCCTCCGCCACGACCTCGAGCGCGCCGCGCGAGGCCAGCGGCTGATCGTACTGCGAGATCTGGTAGTTCTTCGGCATGTCGGGATAGAAGTAGTTCTTGCGGTCGAACTTCGAGCGCGCCGGGACCTCGCACCCCACGGCCAGCGCCGCGCGCAGGAGCTGCTCGACGGCAGCGCGGTTCACGACCGGAAGCGTACCGGGCAGCCCCAGGCAGACGGGACAGACGTGCGTGTTCGGCGCCCCACCGAAGCGATTGGGGCATCCACAGAACAGCTTCGTCTCGGTGAGCAGCTCGACGTGCACCTCGAGCCCGATCACCGTCTCATAGGCGGTGGTCACGATGTTCCCCTCCATCTCGCCTCGGTGTGGGCAGATCGCCCTGGGCGCCGTCAGCACTTTCCAGACCCGCGCGGTTCCTTCCTCCAGTCACGCGCGGCGCAGCAGCCCGCCCACAACCAGGGCAACGCCGGTGAGAAGGGCGACCGCGACCGGGACCTGCTCGCCATAGAGCAACGCGTCTGTCAGACCGTGCAGCACGGCAGACACGACGAGCGCCCCCCCGATGAGCGCACCCTTCTCGAGCGTCGAGCGATCGCTTCCGCAAACGCCTCCCAGCGCGGCACCCCAAGGGGTGGTCAGCAGGCCGTGGGCGAGGCTGGTGGTGACGGCCCGCACCAGCAGCAGCGACATCCCGTGGGCGTCGGCATAGCGCCCGTTCTCGACCGCCGCGAACCCCAGCGCGGTTGCGCCGGCGTACATGCAGCCCCTCACCGCGCAGCTCTGCCACTCGTCTCCTGTCGACGCCAGTACCGCCGCGATGAGCAGCGCCGATTCCTCGACGAGCCCTACGTAGAGCGAGAAGTAGAGAACCCGCCCGCCCCAGGCGGAATCCGGAGAGACGGCAAGATCGATGGGCAAGGTGAGCCGGCTGACCAGCGGCGTGAGCGCGGTGACCCCGAGAGCCGCCACGCCCCCGAGCGCGAGCGCCAGCACGAGGCGTCTGGGAGGCGGTGACCGACGCCCCGCGGAGACGTGCGCGGCAGACAGCCAGACAAGACTGGTGACGAGCGCGACGAAGAGGCTGCCGATCAAGCCGTCGCAACCATCGGCCGCTGCCGATGGAAGTCGGTGACCTGCTGGAACGCATGACCGATGGCGAGAAGGCGTCCCTCCTCGAACGGAGGCCCGATCAGCTGCAGCCCGACAGGAAGGCCGGCATCGAAGCCTCCCGGCACCACGAGACCAGGTAGCCCGGCGAGGTTCACCGCGATGGTGTAGATGTCGGAGAGGTACATCTGAAGCGGGTCGTCGGCCTTCTCCCCCAGGGGGAAGGCGACCTGCGGCGTGGCCGGGCCGACGAGGGCGTCGACCGTTGCGAACGCGTTCTCGAAGTCCTTGCGGATGAGCGTTCGCACCTGCTGCGCCCGCAGGTAGTAGGCGTCGTAGTACCCTGCCGAGAGCGCATAGGTGCCCACGAGGATGCGGCGCTTCACCTCTGGCCCGAAGCCGTCGTGACGGGTTGCGCGGAACATCGCCTGCACGTCGGGGGCGTCGGTGCGCAGGCCGTAGCGGGCGCCATCGTAGCGGGCGAGGTTGCTCGAGGCCTCGGCCGGCGCAATGATGTAGTACGCCGGCAGGGCATGTGAGAGGTGGGGCAGCGACACCTCGACAACCGTGGCGCCCAGCTGCCCGAGCAGCTTGATCGCCTCGTCGAGGCGCGCCCGCAGAGAGGCGTCGAGACCTTCCAGGAACTGCACCGGCACCCCGATGCGAAGCCCCTTGCATCCGCTCTCCAGCGCCGCGAGATAGTCCGGGACATCAACTGGCTGGGTGGTGCTGTCTGCGGGGTCGACCCCCGCGAGCACACCCAGCAGGCGGGCGCAGTCCTCCGCCGTGCGGGCCATGGGGCCGACCTGGTCGAGGCTCGACGCATAGGCGACGACGCCGTAGCGCGACACGCGACCGTAGGTGGGCTTCAGGCCGGTGACCCCGCACAGCGCGGCGGGCTGCCGGATCGAACCGCCGGTGTCGGTGCCCAGCGAGGCCGGTGCAGTACCCGCGGCCACCACAACCGCCGAGCCCC
Protein-coding regions in this window:
- the gatB gene encoding Asp-tRNA(Asn)/Glu-tRNA(Gln) amidotransferase subunit GatB — encoded protein: MTTAYETVIGLEVHVELLTETKLFCGCPNRFGGAPNTHVCPVCLGLPGTLPVVNRAAVEQLLRAALAVGCEVPARSKFDRKNYFYPDMPKNYQISQYDQPLASRGALEVVAEGASAPTTVGITRIHLEEDTGKSTHGGGSGRIESSEYTLEDYNRAGVPLAEIVSEPDMRSAQEAVAYLERLREILRWVGVSDCKMEEGSLRCDANVSVRPRGSQTLGTKTEIKNMNSFRSVLRAIEYESARQVAALERGERITQETRAWDEENGLTHPLRSKEEAHDYRYFPEPDIPPMQVDSAWLDALREGLPELPQARRERYAEQHGLSAYDAAGLTRSRALGDFFEQMLAVGSPPKEAANWLMGDVSRLLNANAQQIEESRLTPGALHEMIALIEQGTISKKLAKDVLEEMFGTGASPADIVKARGLQQIGSADDLRPIVEKVLDEQASTVADYLGGRDKAFGFLVGQVMAATRGKASPQVANALLRQVLEEKRAAAQSGG
- a CDS encoding PrsW family intramembrane metalloprotease; amino-acid sequence: MIGSLFVALVTSLVWLSAAHVSAGRRSPPPRRLVLALALGGVAALGVTALTPLVSRLTLPIDLAVSPDSAWGGRVLYFSLYVGLVEESALLIAAVLASTGDEWQSCAVRGCMYAGATALGFAAVENGRYADAHGMSLLLVRAVTTSLAHGLLTTPWGAALGGVCGSDRSTLEKGALIGGALVVSAVLHGLTDALLYGEQVPVAVALLTGVALVVGGLLRRA
- the gatA gene encoding Asp-tRNA(Asn)/Glu-tRNA(Gln) amidotransferase subunit GatA, whose amino-acid sequence is MTELLALLDSGVTSVEITQAYLDRIAAVDGELKGYLEVNAAALEEASRADARRRSGQRGPLLGIPIAVKDIICVRGMRNTCGSRMLEHYRPPFDATVISRLRSAGAVVIGKTNLDEFAMGSSTENSAFGASRNPWDPSRVPGGSSGGSAVVVAAGTAPASLGTDTGGSIRQPAALCGVTGLKPTYGRVSRYGVVAYASSLDQVGPMARTAEDCARLLGVLAGVDPADSTTQPVDVPDYLAALESGCKGLRIGVPVQFLEGLDASLRARLDEAIKLLGQLGATVVEVSLPHLSHALPAYYIIAPAEASSNLARYDGARYGLRTDAPDVQAMFRATRHDGFGPEVKRRILVGTYALSAGYYDAYYLRAQQVRTLIRKDFENAFATVDALVGPATPQVAFPLGEKADDPLQMYLSDIYTIAVNLAGLPGLVVPGGFDAGLPVGLQLIGPPFEEGRLLAIGHAFQQVTDFHRQRPMVATA